The Solanum pennellii chromosome 11, SPENNV200 genome contains a region encoding:
- the LOC107003144 gene encoding uncharacterized protein LOC107003144 isoform X2 — MELKLFQSSLPLPCKSSSFGVNSIYKHFTLLPKRCKNHIQELFSNGLQWNSSKQFLVHVVKEDDTLTSLSKLYGVPIFEIAAANKEIIDVDLVFEGQHLNIPSYVTSYSQTNQREKINLPKIEVSETSRHSKLCGSDINQKMLYVLSCRHLTYAKTSGYFLVLVPLIGFCIRCIMNAFHHRVARNKLQDVHQTSGSMRWKSALRDLTDPDALYSDSRPETDNVTDDREDLQSEELSRAYAKLDGDYQKFLSECGMSKWGYWRGGTDE, encoded by the exons ATGGAATTGAAGCTATTTCAATCCTCTCTTCCATTGCCCTGCAAATCCTCTTCATTTGGAGTTAACTCCATATACAAGCACTTCACTTTACTTCCTAAG AGGTGTAAAAATCATATCCAGGAGCTTTTCTCAAATGGTCTACAATGGAACAGTTCCAAGCAATTCTTGGTTCATGTGGTGAAAGA GGATGATACTTTGACTTCTCTTTCAAAGTTATATGGGGTGCCTATTTTTGAAATTGCTGCTGCTAATAAGGAAATTATTGATGTTGACCTTGTCTTTGAGGGGCAACATCTCAACATCCCTTCCTATGTTACATCTTACTCACAAACG AATCAGCGAGAGAAGATTAACTTGcctaaaattgaagtttctgAAACAAGCCGACACTCCAAACTCTGTGGCAGCGATATCAACCAGAAGATGTTGTATGTGCTTTCATGCCGTCATCTAACATAT GCTAAAACCAGTGGTTATTTTCTAGTTCTGGTTCCTCTGATAGGCTTTTGCATCAGATGCATAATGAATGCCTTTCACCATAGAGTTGCTAGAAATAAACTGCAAGATGTTCATCAGACATCTGGAAGCATGAGATGGAAATCAGCTCTTCGTGATTTGACCGATCCAGATGCATTATATTCTGATTCAAGACCTGAAACTGAT AATGTCACCGATGATAGAGAAGATCTCCAATCTGAAGAGCTTTCACGTGCTTATGCAAAACTGGATGGCGATTATCAGAAGTTCCTATCGGAATGTGGGATGAGTAAATGGGGCTACTGGCGTGGTGGTACAGATGAATAA
- the LOC107003144 gene encoding uncharacterized protein LOC107003144 isoform X1, whose product MELKLFQSSLPLPCKSSSFGVNSIYKHFTLLPKRCKNHIQELFSNGLQWNSSKQFLVHVVKDRDDTLTSLSKLYGVPIFEIAAANKEIIDVDLVFEGQHLNIPSYVTSYSQTNQREKINLPKIEVSETSRHSKLCGSDINQKMLYVLSCRHLTYAKTSGYFLVLVPLIGFCIRCIMNAFHHRVARNKLQDVHQTSGSMRWKSALRDLTDPDALYSDSRPETDNVTDDREDLQSEELSRAYAKLDGDYQKFLSECGMSKWGYWRGGTDE is encoded by the exons ATGGAATTGAAGCTATTTCAATCCTCTCTTCCATTGCCCTGCAAATCCTCTTCATTTGGAGTTAACTCCATATACAAGCACTTCACTTTACTTCCTAAG AGGTGTAAAAATCATATCCAGGAGCTTTTCTCAAATGGTCTACAATGGAACAGTTCCAAGCAATTCTTGGTTCATGTGGTGAAAGA CAGGGATGATACTTTGACTTCTCTTTCAAAGTTATATGGGGTGCCTATTTTTGAAATTGCTGCTGCTAATAAGGAAATTATTGATGTTGACCTTGTCTTTGAGGGGCAACATCTCAACATCCCTTCCTATGTTACATCTTACTCACAAACG AATCAGCGAGAGAAGATTAACTTGcctaaaattgaagtttctgAAACAAGCCGACACTCCAAACTCTGTGGCAGCGATATCAACCAGAAGATGTTGTATGTGCTTTCATGCCGTCATCTAACATAT GCTAAAACCAGTGGTTATTTTCTAGTTCTGGTTCCTCTGATAGGCTTTTGCATCAGATGCATAATGAATGCCTTTCACCATAGAGTTGCTAGAAATAAACTGCAAGATGTTCATCAGACATCTGGAAGCATGAGATGGAAATCAGCTCTTCGTGATTTGACCGATCCAGATGCATTATATTCTGATTCAAGACCTGAAACTGAT AATGTCACCGATGATAGAGAAGATCTCCAATCTGAAGAGCTTTCACGTGCTTATGCAAAACTGGATGGCGATTATCAGAAGTTCCTATCGGAATGTGGGATGAGTAAATGGGGCTACTGGCGTGGTGGTACAGATGAATAA